Proteins encoded within one genomic window of Mytilus trossulus isolate FHL-02 unplaced genomic scaffold, PNRI_Mtr1.1.1.hap1 h1tg000158l__unscaffolded, whole genome shotgun sequence:
- the LOC134700560 gene encoding uncharacterized protein LOC134700560 — protein sequence MAKNRVAPVKCLTLPQLELMAAIIGARLAAHLHSTLNYQKIVFWSDSSIVLHWLTSTKTLKRFIANRVKEITELTHPYKWRYCPTDNNPADLLTRGLTFEQFDQSILWRKGPHWLTDSTKWPELNSATNTVLTSLVDDRENEEELDNLNMTHQNSLSSIKNILNISNYGSYMKLLRITAYVIRFIRNCRRDTISRNSGPLEVNEIQIAVNTWILDCQESTYTDEMSYLRGAQHRNTNKVPRVRQLGLFLDETGLIRCNGRIHNAPISESAKFPYLIPANHPLTRLIVLDAHEKLLHSGMNATVTYIRQTFWIPTIRQYAKKLLRKCVICRKVNEKSYVAPDPPPLPKIRLQEVPPFTVTGVYFTGALLVRDENRILTKAYICLFTCASTRAVHLEVVPNLTEQSFVQAFRRFVSRKSIPETLISDNATTFIAGAEELKRLCESATLKETLSTRGIEWKFIPKRAPWYGGFWERLITLTKTSLKKTLGRTQVSMETLQTVVTEIERILNDRPLTYFSSNIKDCETLTPAHLLYGRRISTLPYPQIDKEEFNDPIYMNHKELNKCAQRQTLLIQHFWTRWKSEYLTSLREFHKTLGKNEQSIQIGDIVQIHNESPRVNWKLGIVNELIRGNDGHVRAARIQTAMVRHPDQSLNYFRWRYRGHIRMLQAITLTSNMKTQRKEVLDRNEMRGEDTKVDNQCRRK from the coding sequence ATGGCGAAAAACAGAGTAGCACCAGTCAAATGCTTAACCCTCCCACAACTTGAACTTATGGCAGCAATCATCGGCGCACGACTAGCTGCACATCTTCATTCAACActtaattatcaaaaaattgtattttggtcaGATAGCAGCATCGTTCTTCATTGGCTAACATCTACGAAGACTTTGAAACGTTTTATAGCTAATCGAGTGAAGGAAATAACAGAATTGACGCATCCATACAAATGGCGGTATTGCCCCACTGATAACAACCCGGCAGATCTTCTTACAAGAGGACTTACATTTGAACAATTTGACCAGAGTATACTTTGGCGGAAAGGACCACATTGGTTAACAGATAGTACAAAATGGCCAGAACTAAACAGCGCAACAAACACCGTTTTGACGTCACTGGTAGATGACAGAGAAAATGAAGAGGAATTGGACAACTTGAATATGACGCACCAAAATAGTCTAAGcagtataaaaaacatattgaatatttcGAACTATGGATCTTACATGAAGTTATTACGTATTACCGCGTAtgtcatccgttttatccgcaACTGTAGACGAGATACGATTTCCAGAAATAGTGGACCACTGGAGGTCAATGAAATTCAAATAGCAGTAAATACTTGGATTCTAGATTGTCAGGAGTCTACGTATACAGATGAAATGTCATATCTGAGAGGAGCACAACacagaaacacaaataaagTACCAAGAGTCCGACAATTGGGACTTTTCTTAGACGAAACCGGTCTTATTAGATGTAACGGGAGAATACACAACGCACCAATATCAGAATCAGCGAAATTTCCGTACCTTATACCGGCAAATCATCCGTTAACTAGACTAATTGTATTGGACGCACACGAAAAATTACTTCATAGTGGAATGAATGCTACAGTCACCTATATTAGACAAACGTTTTGGATACCAACTATTCGACAGTATGCAAAGAAATTACTCCGCAAATGCGTTATTTGCCGCAAAGTGAATGAAAAATCGTACGTTGCACCAGACCCACCACCTTTACCGAAAATCAGATTACAGGAAGTACCCCCCTTTACAGTCACAGGAGTGTACTTTACAGGAGCATTACTTGTAAGAGACGAAAATAGAATTTTAACAAAAGCATATATATGCCTGTTTACCTGCGCTTCTACCAGAGCCGTTCATCTAGAGGTGGTACCGAACCTAACTGAACAGTCGTTTGTTCAAGCTTTCCGGCGTTTCGTAAGCCGCAAATCAATACCTGAGACACTTATATCAGATAATGCAACTACTTTCATCGCAGGAGCAGAGGAACTAAAAAGATTATGTGAATCGGCAACACTAAAAGAAACGTTGTCTACACGAGGAATAGAATGGAAATTCATACCAAAACGCGCACCGTGGTATGGTGGATTCTGGGAGAGACTTATTACGCTAACAAAGACAAGCTTGAAAAAGACACTTGGAAGAACTCAAGTTAGTATGGAAACTCTACAGACTGTCGTGACAGAAATAGAAAGAATTTTAAATGACAGGCCACTTAcatatttttcatcaaatatcaAAGATTGCGAGACGTTAACCCCCGCTCATCTTTTGTATGGTAGAAGGATATCAACGCTGCCATATCCGCAAATAGACAAAGAGGAATTCAACGATCCAATCTATATGAATCATAAAGAACTCAACAAATGTGCACAAAGACAAACTTTATTAATACAACACTTCTGGACCAGATGGAAGTCCGAGTACTTAACTTCATTGCGCGAATTTCACAAAACGTTAGGAAAAAACGAACAATCTATTCAAATTGGGGACATAGTTCAAATACACAATGAATCGCCCAGAGTTAATTGGAAACTAGGTATAGTTAATGAACTTATCAGAGGCAATGATGGACATGTACGGGCAGCACGAATACAGACAGCAATGGTGAGACATCCCGACCAATCGTTAAACTATTTCCGTTGGAGATATCGGGGACACATTCGGATGCTACAAGCGATCACACTGACGAGCAACATGAAGACACAACGCAAAGAAGTACTAGACCGAAACGAAATGCGAGGAGAGGATACGAAAGTGGACAACCAATGTAGACGAAAATGA